One window from the genome of Fulvivirga lutea encodes:
- a CDS encoding lytic transglycosylase domain-containing protein translates to MNNLSIYISIMAFVLVCGYISYNEGNKDDIPRSDQLAISNMPPAGFENYLNAASLELPKSMTFAGEPVPLHIADVRERLDRELHINTYWHSSTIFLLKRGHKWLPQIEKILKENNVPDDFKYLAAIEGGFQNDVSPKNAVGFWQIRKDAGKEFGLEIGRDVDERYDPLKSTQAACNYLNKAYERFGNWTNVAASYNRGRSGLARAINNQKVDSYYDLMLNEETSRYVFRILAIKEIFQNPKKYGFDISKEHLYDEEKVKYVEVDSDIKDLVAFAKEQGINYKLLKRHNPWLRDDQLNVTRGKTYQIAIPL, encoded by the coding sequence ATGAATAATCTATCTATTTATATTTCAATTATGGCCTTCGTGTTGGTCTGTGGCTATATTTCTTATAACGAAGGGAATAAGGATGATATACCAAGGTCAGATCAGTTAGCCATTTCCAACATGCCGCCAGCTGGTTTTGAGAATTATCTAAATGCAGCTTCTCTGGAATTACCTAAATCCATGACTTTTGCAGGCGAGCCAGTGCCATTGCATATTGCCGATGTGCGAGAAAGATTGGATAGAGAACTTCACATTAATACTTATTGGCATAGTAGTACCATATTTCTATTAAAACGCGGGCACAAGTGGCTCCCACAAATAGAAAAGATTCTAAAAGAAAATAACGTTCCAGATGATTTCAAATATTTAGCGGCCATTGAAGGAGGCTTTCAAAATGATGTATCGCCAAAAAATGCTGTTGGATTTTGGCAAATTAGAAAAGATGCCGGCAAAGAGTTTGGGTTAGAAATTGGTAGAGATGTAGATGAGCGCTACGATCCGTTAAAATCCACACAAGCGGCCTGTAATTATTTGAATAAGGCCTATGAAAGATTTGGAAATTGGACCAATGTAGCGGCCTCCTATAATCGAGGCAGGTCGGGCTTAGCAAGGGCCATAAATAACCAAAAGGTAGACTCCTATTATGATCTTATGCTCAATGAAGAAACTTCACGATATGTTTTCAGAATATTGGCCATCAAAGAGATTTTCCAAAATCCGAAAAAGTATGGGTTTGATATTAGTAAAGAGCACTTGTACGATGAGGAAAAAGTAAAATATGTGGAGGTAGATAGCGATATCAAAGACTTGGTAGCGTTTGCAAAAGAACAAGGCATTAATTATAAGCTATTGAAGAGACACAACCCTTGGCTCAGAGATGATCAATTAAATGTTACCAGAGGCAAAACATACCAAATTGCCATCCCACTTTGA
- a CDS encoding purine-nucleoside phosphorylase codes for MIEQFEEAVEYLQNRGVKAPEIGVILGTGLGDKFVAAMEVELTISYEDIPHFPLVTVLSHDGKLIYGTVHGKKVVALDGRFHYYEGYSMQQITLPVRVLKMLGIKKLLLSNAAGNMNLSWKKGELMLIDDHINMQPDNPLRGQNFDELGPRFPDMSAPYDPSMNTILEEIAKENKITLRKGVYVSVIGPNLETRAEYRFLRNIGADVVGMSTVPEVIVANHMGLPCCAISVMTDDCDPDNLSPINIDEIIAIAGKAEEKLTELYTELIKRL; via the coding sequence ATGATTGAACAGTTTGAAGAAGCGGTAGAATATCTACAAAACCGCGGAGTAAAGGCTCCTGAAATTGGAGTTATTTTAGGCACAGGCCTAGGTGATAAATTTGTTGCTGCCATGGAGGTAGAGCTTACTATCAGCTATGAAGATATTCCACATTTTCCATTGGTAACGGTGCTTTCACATGATGGTAAATTGATTTACGGTACCGTTCATGGTAAGAAAGTAGTAGCGCTGGATGGCCGCTTTCATTATTATGAAGGCTATTCAATGCAACAGATCACGCTTCCTGTGCGAGTATTGAAAATGTTAGGGATTAAGAAATTACTCTTATCTAACGCAGCTGGCAATATGAATCTCTCCTGGAAAAAAGGAGAACTCATGCTTATTGATGATCATATTAATATGCAGCCTGATAATCCTTTAAGAGGCCAGAATTTTGATGAGTTGGGGCCAAGATTTCCTGATATGAGTGCGCCTTACGACCCTTCCATGAATACCATATTGGAAGAAATTGCGAAGGAAAATAAGATTACATTAAGAAAGGGAGTGTACGTTTCGGTGATTGGGCCTAACCTGGAAACCCGGGCAGAGTATCGCTTTTTAAGAAATATCGGAGCAGATGTGGTTGGTATGTCTACCGTACCTGAAGTAATTGTTGCCAACCATATGGGGCTACCATGTTGCGCAATTTCTGTGATGACAGATGATTGCGACCCTGATAATTTGTCCCCCATAAATATTGATGAAATTATAGCCATTGCGGGCAAGGCAGAAGAAAAATTAACTGAGTTATACACAGAACTGATCAAGAGATTATAG
- a CDS encoding arsenosugar biosynthesis-associated peroxidase-like protein, protein MEKTYYNPADLKKFGDIADFEPELAKKFFDYYNDVFKEGALTAREKALIALAVSHTVQCPYCIDAYTAGTMEMGVTEKQMMEAVHVAAAIRGGASLVHGVQMMNKVKKLSM, encoded by the coding sequence ATGGAAAAAACATACTACAACCCTGCTGACCTTAAAAAGTTTGGTGATATAGCTGATTTTGAACCTGAATTGGCAAAAAAGTTTTTTGATTATTATAATGATGTATTCAAAGAAGGTGCATTAACGGCTCGAGAAAAAGCGCTGATCGCTTTGGCCGTAAGTCATACAGTTCAATGCCCGTATTGTATTGATGCTTACACTGCCGGCACAATGGAAATGGGTGTTACTGAAAAGCAGATGATGGAGGCCGTACATGTGGCCGCAGCCATCAGAGGTGGAGCATCCCTGGTGCATGGTGTACAAATGATGAATAAAGTGAAGAAACTAAGTATGTAA
- a CDS encoding aldo/keto reductase has product MVSKINISESGLELSELALGMWRIHMLTTNQLDQLLNTALDNGITTFDHADIYGGYTCEAVFGPWMKANKDKRSEIQLVSKCGIKLLSENRPEHRIKHYDTSKKHIIQSVENSLEQLSADYLDLLLIHRPDPLMNVFEMADAFASLKQSGKVNYFGVSNFTNHQFDLLASACDMPLVTNQIEVSLYQHQPLFDGTLDHLNKLKINPMAWSPLGGSKHISDAIANQDLQKLADKYCVSVGDLLLIWVLQLPVGILPVIGTMSIERVQSAVKNYQTKLEREDWFAMLKIVSGQDVA; this is encoded by the coding sequence ATGGTAAGTAAAATAAATATTTCTGAATCAGGTCTAGAGCTCAGTGAGCTGGCTTTGGGTATGTGGCGCATACATATGCTGACTACCAACCAATTAGATCAGTTGTTAAACACTGCATTGGATAACGGTATAACAACCTTTGATCATGCAGATATTTATGGCGGTTATACTTGCGAGGCAGTTTTTGGGCCATGGATGAAAGCCAACAAAGACAAAAGATCAGAAATTCAACTTGTTTCTAAATGTGGCATTAAACTTCTATCGGAGAATAGACCAGAGCATCGAATCAAGCATTACGATACTTCTAAAAAGCACATCATTCAATCAGTTGAAAATTCTCTAGAACAATTAAGCGCAGACTATCTCGACCTTTTATTGATTCATAGGCCTGATCCTTTAATGAATGTATTTGAGATGGCAGATGCATTTGCTTCTCTCAAACAATCCGGGAAGGTCAACTATTTTGGTGTTTCAAACTTCACCAATCATCAGTTTGACCTATTGGCAAGTGCCTGCGATATGCCTTTAGTTACAAATCAGATTGAAGTTTCTTTATACCAACATCAACCTTTGTTTGATGGCACATTAGATCATTTGAACAAATTAAAGATTAACCCAATGGCATGGTCGCCTTTGGGTGGCTCTAAACATATTTCGGATGCCATTGCTAATCAAGACCTTCAAAAGTTAGCTGATAAATACTGTGTATCAGTAGGCGATTTATTATTGATTTGGGTGCTTCAACTTCCTGTCGGCATACTGCCCGTTATTGGCACCATGAGCATCGAAAGAGTTCAATCAGCCGTTAAAAACTATCAAACTAAATTAGAACGTGAAGATTGGTTCGCAATGCTGAAGATAGTAAGCGGCCAAGATGTCGCTTGA
- a CDS encoding LOG family protein produces the protein MAEKKTKLDNIRTHDDLNDEEKKIIRAFEEKDWNEIKSYDSWVIFKVMSEFVEGFEKLAKIGPCVSVFGSARTKSDHKYYQMAEEIAAKLVRHGYGVVTGGGPGIMEAGNKGAKEQGGKSVGLNIILPFEQKGNDFIDQDKLITFDYFFVRKVMFVKYSQGFIVMPGGFGTLDELFEALTLIQTKKIGRFPIVLVGKAYWGGLIDWIKETMLAEERNINEEDLNLFKIVETATEAVAAIDEFYAKYLLSPNF, from the coding sequence ATGGCAGAGAAAAAAACAAAGCTCGATAATATACGCACGCACGATGATTTAAATGATGAAGAGAAGAAAATCATCAGGGCATTTGAAGAAAAAGATTGGAATGAAATAAAGAGTTACGACTCATGGGTGATTTTTAAAGTGATGTCAGAGTTTGTTGAAGGCTTTGAAAAACTCGCTAAAATAGGCCCTTGCGTTTCTGTTTTTGGTTCGGCTAGAACTAAGTCTGATCATAAGTACTATCAAATGGCCGAAGAAATAGCGGCTAAATTAGTGCGCCACGGTTATGGTGTAGTTACAGGTGGTGGACCGGGTATTATGGAAGCTGGTAACAAGGGAGCTAAAGAGCAAGGTGGTAAATCGGTGGGGTTAAATATTATCTTACCTTTCGAACAGAAAGGCAACGATTTTATAGATCAGGATAAACTAATCACTTTTGACTATTTCTTCGTTCGCAAAGTAATGTTTGTTAAATATTCACAGGGATTTATTGTAATGCCTGGAGGTTTCGGAACGTTAGATGAACTTTTTGAGGCATTAACACTGATTCAAACTAAGAAAATCGGTCGCTTCCCTATTGTACTTGTTGGCAAAGCCTATTGGGGTGGGCTTATCGACTGGATCAAGGAAACGATGCTTGCGGAAGAAAGAAACATTAATGAAGAGGATTTAAATCTTTTCAAGATTGTTGAAACAGCCACTGAAGCTGTGGCGGCAATTGATGAATTCTACGCGAAGTACCTTCTATCTCCGAATTTCTAG
- the arsS gene encoding arsenosugar biosynthesis radical SAM (seleno)protein ArsS (Some members of this family are selenoproteins.) codes for MPKSLQAQHHNLADKATQLKILSNGIFADGQLPTFKEKIEPLNEYPLKPTSIEIFQVNVGYMCNQVCKHCHVDAGPDRKEIMTRETMQQCLDILRKTKIHTLDLTGGAPEMNPDFRWFVEEANKTGVEEIIVRSNLTIILANPKYHDLPEFFKKNKVRVVSSLPFYQADKTDRQRGEGVFDKSIEALKMLNAVGYGKAGSGLNLDLVYNPSGAFLPGDQAGLEREFKKELKEHFDIDFNSLFTITNIPISRFLEFLIRTENYEDYMDSLVSAFNPAAVKGVMCRNTISVDYDGHMYDCDFNQMLGLKVDKKAGQHISEFDLEKLENRNIIINQHCYGCTAGAGSSCQGTVA; via the coding sequence ATGCCTAAATCGTTACAAGCACAACATCACAACCTGGCTGATAAGGCTACTCAACTAAAAATCTTATCCAATGGCATTTTTGCTGATGGACAGCTGCCTACGTTCAAGGAAAAAATAGAACCTCTAAATGAGTATCCTTTAAAACCAACCAGCATCGAAATTTTTCAGGTAAACGTTGGCTACATGTGCAATCAGGTTTGCAAGCATTGCCATGTAGATGCCGGGCCGGATCGAAAGGAAATAATGACAAGAGAAACCATGCAGCAATGCCTGGATATTCTAAGAAAAACAAAAATCCATACACTCGATTTAACTGGTGGAGCCCCTGAAATGAATCCTGATTTCAGATGGTTTGTGGAGGAGGCAAATAAGACTGGGGTTGAAGAAATTATCGTGCGCTCCAATCTCACTATCATTCTGGCGAACCCTAAGTACCATGATCTCCCTGAATTCTTTAAAAAGAATAAAGTAAGAGTAGTCTCTTCTCTCCCGTTTTATCAAGCAGATAAAACCGATAGACAAAGAGGCGAGGGCGTGTTCGATAAATCTATAGAAGCACTTAAAATGCTCAATGCGGTAGGTTATGGAAAAGCAGGATCTGGATTAAATCTGGACTTGGTTTATAATCCGAGCGGAGCATTTCTTCCAGGCGATCAGGCTGGCCTCGAGCGTGAATTTAAGAAAGAACTAAAAGAGCATTTTGACATTGATTTTAATAGTCTTTTTACCATTACCAATATTCCTATCAGTCGCTTTTTGGAGTTTCTTATTCGAACAGAAAATTATGAAGACTATATGGATTCACTAGTAAGTGCCTTTAACCCGGCTGCGGTGAAGGGAGTTATGTGTAGAAATACCATTTCAGTAGATTATGATGGGCATATGTACGACTGTGATTTTAATCAGATGCTTGGCCTCAAAGTAGACAAAAAGGCGGGTCAGCACATCAGTGAATTTGATTTGGAGAAATTAGAAAATAGGAATATCATTATCAATCAGCATTGCTATGGCTGTACCGCTGGTGCAGGTTCCAGTTGCCAGGGTACAGTGGCTTAA
- a CDS encoding substrate-binding periplasmic protein produces the protein MNRAVSFSSILILFMCINLSKAQLSGDTFASASTSKSANWVLTYSEAPGFASKNTKGEISGVCVDIMKEFKKYVEKEHGISVNITFESKNANDFTEFLETVKNSEGGVFGLSNTTITEARKSDYNFSPPYITNIGMILSNNNVPTLVDLPNIAQKFKGMTAVTVKNTTNENQILNIKKQYFPTLKIEYVPSFAQAMQIIAKDSKKFANVDFTYYFEAIQNRKPIKRHPGGDDKTEQFGIIMPKSNDWSPLLEEFMSSGFLQSAEYKQIISANLGQAAMKFFESLK, from the coding sequence ATGAATAGAGCTGTTTCTTTCTCTTCGATTCTTATTCTTTTTATGTGCATTAATTTGTCCAAAGCACAGCTGTCAGGCGATACTTTTGCTTCAGCATCTACAAGTAAATCAGCTAATTGGGTACTCACTTATTCCGAAGCACCGGGCTTTGCCTCAAAAAATACAAAGGGTGAAATATCAGGTGTCTGTGTGGATATCATGAAGGAGTTTAAGAAATATGTTGAGAAAGAGCATGGTATATCTGTCAACATCACTTTTGAATCAAAAAATGCAAATGATTTTACCGAGTTTTTAGAGACCGTGAAAAACTCTGAAGGAGGTGTGTTTGGATTAAGTAATACCACTATTACTGAGGCCCGAAAATCTGACTATAATTTTAGTCCACCATACATTACCAACATTGGTATGATATTGTCCAATAATAATGTACCTACATTGGTAGACCTACCAAACATTGCTCAAAAGTTTAAAGGCATGACAGCGGTGACAGTAAAAAACACCACCAATGAAAACCAAATATTGAATATTAAAAAGCAGTATTTCCCTACGTTAAAAATTGAGTATGTTCCAAGTTTTGCACAGGCCATGCAAATCATAGCTAAAGACAGTAAGAAATTTGCCAACGTTGATTTTACATACTATTTCGAAGCAATACAAAACAGGAAGCCCATTAAACGTCATCCAGGTGGTGATGACAAGACTGAACAGTTTGGTATAATCATGCCTAAATCCAATGACTGGTCGCCATTATTAGAGGAGTTTATGAGTTCAGGCTTTTTACAAAGTGCGGAGTACAAACAGATTATATCTGCCAATCTGGGGCAGGCGGCCATGAAGTTTTTTGAGTCGTTGAAATAG
- the uvrA gene encoding excinuclease ABC subunit UvrA, translating to MTKTQEVLDKEELDFTGHDSIEIIGAREHNLKNVSLSFPRNKLVVITGISGSGKSSLAFDTIYAEGQRRYMESFSAYARSFIGNLERPDVDKINGLSPVISIEQKTTSRNPRSTVGTVTEIYDFLRLLFARAGEAVSYVTGEKMIRQSEDQILDHIMSFFNKRKLVLLAPVVKGRKGHYRELFRQVQKSGYTRVRVDGELMEIVPKMQVDRYKTHDIEVVVDRILVEDKDRYRISQSIKTAMKEGNGVMMLLDEENKIHHYSKYLMDPKSGISYDEPAPNSFSFNSPYGACPKCNGLGVTEEITEESVIPDKSISISRGGILPLGEFRDIWIFKKIEAILKRYKVNLTTPIKDIPEEVLSILLHGDSVPVAVKSVKYPGTDWNTKFEGIIKFLEKQKEGGSDKIQQWVNDFTITQTCDSCNGYRLKKESLHFLIDQKHIGQLAEMDISTLGEWFVGLEDRLSDKQNRIAAEVLKELRKRIGFLLDVGLDYLQLNRPLKTLSGGEAQRIRLATQIGTQLVGVLYILDEPSIGLHQRDNVKLIKALKDLRDLGNSVIVVEHDQEMMMESDYVIDIGPGAGRHGGAIVAAGTPKDFLAQKSATADYLSGKRKIEIPSERRKGTGKSLKLTGAKGHNLKNVNLEIPLGTLTLVTGVSGSGKSTLIHDTLFPILNQHFYRSRQEPLEYKKVDGLKELDKVIEVDQSPIGRTPRSNPATYTGVFTDIRALFSELPEAKIRGYKPGRFSFNVKGGRCETCEGAGLRLIEMDFLPDVHVPCETCKGKRYNRETLEVRFKGKSISDVLEMTVEEAVEFFENQPKILRKIKTLHDVGLDYISLGQHATTLSGGEAQRVKLATELSKKDTGKTMYILDEPTTGLHFQDIQHLLDVLNQLVEKGNTVLIIEHNMDVIKVADYIVDLGPEGGSGGGEIVCSGSPEEIIKNKKSYTAKYLAPELAKK from the coding sequence ATGACAAAAACGCAAGAGGTATTAGATAAAGAGGAGTTGGATTTCACCGGACATGATTCCATTGAAATTATTGGTGCACGAGAACATAACCTCAAGAATGTAAGCCTTTCATTTCCTAGAAATAAGCTGGTCGTAATTACTGGAATTAGCGGCAGCGGTAAATCTTCGTTAGCATTTGATACCATTTATGCAGAGGGCCAAAGGAGGTACATGGAAAGCTTTTCTGCTTATGCCCGTTCTTTCATCGGCAACCTAGAGCGACCGGATGTAGACAAAATAAACGGCCTCAGCCCGGTTATTTCTATCGAGCAAAAAACTACTTCTCGTAATCCAAGGTCTACGGTAGGTACAGTTACAGAAATTTACGATTTCCTGCGTCTGCTTTTTGCCAGAGCAGGTGAGGCGGTTTCATATGTTACAGGAGAAAAAATGATCAGACAATCTGAAGATCAGATTTTGGATCATATTATGAGCTTCTTTAATAAACGAAAGTTAGTTCTTCTCGCTCCGGTTGTAAAAGGTCGTAAGGGGCATTATCGTGAATTATTTCGTCAAGTCCAGAAGTCAGGCTACACTCGTGTGAGAGTAGATGGCGAGTTGATGGAAATTGTACCAAAAATGCAGGTCGATCGATACAAAACGCATGACATCGAAGTAGTTGTTGATCGAATTTTGGTAGAAGATAAAGATCGTTACCGCATTAGCCAGTCGATTAAAACAGCTATGAAAGAAGGTAATGGCGTGATGATGCTGTTGGATGAGGAAAATAAAATCCATCACTACTCTAAATACCTGATGGATCCGAAAAGTGGTATCTCGTATGATGAACCTGCTCCTAACTCGTTTTCCTTTAATTCGCCTTATGGTGCTTGTCCGAAGTGTAATGGATTGGGTGTAACTGAGGAGATTACGGAAGAGTCCGTAATTCCTGATAAATCGATAAGTATTAGCCGTGGAGGTATTCTTCCTCTAGGTGAGTTTAGAGATATCTGGATTTTTAAAAAAATAGAGGCAATCCTCAAGCGCTATAAAGTCAACTTAACAACGCCAATAAAGGATATTCCTGAGGAAGTGTTGAGTATTTTGCTTCATGGTGATAGTGTGCCCGTTGCAGTAAAGTCAGTAAAATATCCGGGCACTGATTGGAATACAAAGTTTGAAGGGATCATCAAGTTTTTGGAAAAACAAAAAGAAGGTGGTTCCGATAAGATTCAACAATGGGTCAATGATTTTACCATCACTCAAACTTGCGATAGTTGTAACGGTTACAGACTGAAGAAAGAGTCATTGCACTTCTTAATCGATCAAAAACACATTGGTCAGTTAGCGGAGATGGATATCTCTACTCTGGGTGAATGGTTTGTTGGCCTGGAAGATAGACTATCAGACAAGCAGAATCGAATTGCTGCTGAGGTACTGAAAGAGCTCAGAAAAAGAATCGGATTTTTGTTGGATGTTGGTCTCGATTATCTACAACTAAACAGGCCATTAAAAACACTTTCTGGTGGTGAGGCGCAGCGAATAAGATTAGCTACTCAAATCGGTACGCAGCTAGTAGGTGTGCTTTATATTCTTGATGAACCAAGCATTGGACTCCATCAGCGTGATAACGTAAAGCTCATCAAAGCTCTGAAAGATTTAAGGGACTTAGGCAATTCAGTGATTGTTGTAGAACATGATCAGGAGATGATGATGGAGTCTGACTATGTGATTGACATTGGCCCAGGGGCAGGAAGGCATGGAGGAGCTATTGTGGCTGCTGGTACACCCAAAGATTTTTTAGCTCAGAAAAGTGCTACAGCAGATTACTTGAGCGGCAAAAGAAAAATTGAGATCCCTTCAGAGCGAAGAAAAGGAACGGGCAAGTCACTCAAATTGACAGGAGCAAAGGGCCATAATTTAAAGAATGTTAACCTTGAAATTCCTTTAGGCACGCTCACACTGGTAACCGGAGTTAGTGGTAGCGGTAAATCAACCCTTATTCACGATACCTTATTCCCGATTTTAAACCAACATTTTTATCGTTCCAGACAAGAGCCTCTGGAATACAAAAAAGTGGATGGGCTCAAGGAATTAGATAAAGTTATTGAAGTGGATCAATCGCCTATAGGCAGAACGCCACGTTCTAACCCGGCCACTTATACTGGAGTTTTTACGGACATTCGAGCGTTATTTTCTGAGTTACCAGAGGCCAAGATCAGAGGGTATAAACCTGGCAGGTTTTCTTTTAATGTAAAGGGAGGCCGTTGTGAGACCTGTGAAGGAGCCGGACTAAGGCTCATAGAAATGGATTTCTTGCCTGATGTTCATGTGCCTTGTGAAACATGTAAAGGGAAACGTTACAATCGTGAAACTTTGGAGGTTAGGTTTAAAGGCAAATCTATTTCAGACGTGCTGGAGATGACGGTAGAAGAAGCCGTTGAGTTTTTTGAAAATCAGCCGAAGATTTTACGAAAGATCAAAACACTTCACGATGTTGGTCTTGATTATATTTCGCTAGGCCAGCATGCCACAACACTGTCTGGTGGCGAGGCACAACGCGTGAAGCTGGCAACAGAACTTTCCAAAAAGGATACGGGCAAAACCATGTACATTTTGGATGAACCAACTACCGGACTACATTTTCAGGATATCCAACACTTACTCGATGTGCTAAATCAGTTGGTGGAGAAAGGAAATACAGTCTTAATTATTGAGCATAATATGGATGTCATTAAAGTAGCGGATTATATTGTCGACTTAGGCCCTGAAGGCGGATCAGGTGGTGGGGAAATTGTGTGTAGCGGCTCACCAGAGGAGATAATTAAAAATAAAAAAAGTTACACAGCTAAATATTTGGCGCCTGAATTGGCAAAAAAATAG
- the arsM gene encoding arsenosugar biosynthesis arsenite methyltransferase ArsM, translated as METYLETTKNVYKKAAETPDVGLCCTTTPVWQLPGLKIPKIMLDMNYGCGSTVNPRDLVNDPTILYVGVGGGMELLQFSYFSRKKGGVVGLDVVDEMIDASRKNFKEAEQLNPWFKSDFVDLRKGDALNLPVEDETIDVAAQNCLFNIFTKADLKKALAEMYRVLKPYGRLVLSDPICNQPMPESLQNDERLRALCLSGALPLKDYIDMITEVGFGTVEIRAKRPYRILDPKHYDTDKNIFIESVEVCAIKDPMPEDGPCVFTGKTAIYYGSEEYFDDHKGHVLMPNQPLAVCDKTAGALSSLNREDIYISDSTYFYDGGGCC; from the coding sequence ATGGAAACTTATTTAGAAACCACCAAAAACGTTTATAAAAAGGCAGCTGAAACCCCGGATGTAGGTCTATGCTGTACAACTACCCCTGTGTGGCAATTACCTGGCTTGAAAATTCCTAAAATTATGCTCGATATGAATTATGGGTGCGGAAGTACTGTAAATCCACGTGATTTGGTAAATGACCCTACAATTCTTTATGTAGGAGTTGGTGGCGGAATGGAGCTTTTGCAATTCTCTTACTTCAGTAGAAAAAAAGGCGGAGTGGTAGGTTTAGATGTTGTGGATGAAATGATAGATGCAAGCCGAAAGAATTTTAAAGAAGCTGAGCAACTTAACCCATGGTTTAAGTCTGATTTTGTGGATTTAAGAAAAGGCGATGCACTTAATCTACCTGTTGAAGACGAAACAATAGATGTTGCAGCTCAAAACTGTCTGTTCAATATCTTTACAAAAGCCGATTTAAAGAAAGCGTTAGCAGAAATGTACAGAGTATTAAAGCCTTATGGCAGATTGGTACTTTCCGATCCAATCTGTAATCAACCGATGCCTGAATCTTTGCAAAATGATGAGCGATTGAGAGCTCTTTGCCTAAGTGGCGCACTTCCACTAAAAGATTATATTGATATGATTACGGAAGTAGGCTTTGGAACAGTAGAAATCAGAGCAAAGCGACCCTATCGTATTCTCGATCCAAAGCATTACGATACAGATAAAAATATATTCATCGAAAGTGTAGAGGTATGCGCCATTAAAGACCCGATGCCCGAAGATGGCCCATGTGTATTTACAGGTAAGACGGCCATTTATTATGGCAGTGAGGAATATTTCGATGATCATAAAGGACACGTATTGATGCCAAATCAGCCACTGGCAGTTTGCGATAAAACAGCTGGGGCACTAAGCTCTTTAAACAGAGAAGATATTTACATTTCTGACTCTACCTATTTTTATGATGGTGGCGGGTGCTGTTAA
- a CDS encoding TIGR01777 family oxidoreductase: MPKTILITGGTGLVGSRLTELLKEKNFKVRYLSRTAGSKNGVQAYVWDVEKQTIDKSALEGVDAIIHLAGAGVADKKWTAARKKEILESRTRSTQLLHDTLKSINHEVKSFVSASAIGYYGWDTGGVWVKEGSRFGDDFLATVTKAWEEKVDQITELGIRTAKLRIGIVFSEKGGALYEMAKPIKFGVGAPLGSGNQYMSWIHIDDLCNMFIHAVENDDVNDVYNAVGPNPETNKVITKETAKVLNRPCFLPNVPAFVLKLMLGKRAAMILGGSRVSCEKIQATGFKFSYPTLPEALKDLLS, from the coding sequence ATGCCAAAAACAATACTCATCACGGGCGGTACAGGATTAGTGGGTTCACGACTCACAGAACTGTTAAAAGAAAAAAACTTTAAGGTACGTTATCTATCACGTACTGCTGGATCAAAAAACGGAGTACAGGCCTATGTTTGGGATGTTGAAAAGCAAACCATTGACAAAAGCGCATTGGAAGGGGTTGATGCAATCATCCATTTGGCTGGTGCCGGAGTAGCAGATAAAAAATGGACAGCGGCTAGAAAGAAAGAAATTTTAGAAAGCCGAACAAGAAGCACCCAACTCCTACATGATACACTTAAGTCAATAAATCATGAAGTTAAATCATTCGTTTCAGCCTCAGCTATTGGCTATTATGGATGGGATACTGGTGGAGTTTGGGTGAAGGAAGGCAGTAGATTTGGCGATGATTTTTTAGCTACAGTTACAAAAGCATGGGAAGAAAAAGTAGATCAAATTACTGAATTAGGAATAAGAACTGCAAAGCTCAGAATAGGCATTGTTTTTAGTGAAAAAGGCGGTGCGCTTTATGAAATGGCTAAACCAATAAAATTTGGAGTAGGTGCTCCACTAGGTAGTGGTAATCAATATATGAGCTGGATTCATATCGATGATTTATGCAATATGTTCATTCATGCAGTTGAAAATGATGACGTGAATGACGTGTACAATGCGGTTGGTCCCAACCCGGAAACCAACAAAGTAATTACTAAAGAAACCGCCAAGGTGTTGAATAGGCCATGCTTCTTGCCCAATGTGCCTGCATTTGTGTTAAAACTCATGTTAGGCAAAAGAGCAGCTATGATTTTAGGAGGAAGTAGAGTATCTTGTGAGAAGATTCAGGCAACAGGATTTAAATTTTCTTATCCAACATTACCAGAAGCTCTGAAAGATTTGTTATCCTAG